Proteins encoded by one window of Salvia splendens isolate huo1 chromosome 14, SspV2, whole genome shotgun sequence:
- the LOC121764117 gene encoding pelargonidin 3-O-(6-caffeoylglucoside) 5-O-(6-O-malonylglucoside) 4'''-malonyltransferase-like, which yields MAYNHHTRKMEILNRKLVKPCIPTPPNLKTFKLSFIDEILPLMEVGVLLFYPSNPNPIHLEQSLSKVLPSFYPLAGRFNLKDQIVDCSDQGAEFVEAEAPDTELATLLTERDHQNLDAFLPREKKQVELPTYPILSIQATRLKCGGLVVGVSISHKIFDASALSTFLLNWSNTITSNPETEAAVTFDGATLFPNRSQSSASSSAAIRFLDLERISVKRFSFSKEAIAALKQLNQRVSRVNLVCALIAKALIALDGAKHGRSRGCLITQAVNMRGRTDPPLSKTACGNFVLLSLAHCSAGEIQQVADLLGEVVSRSVSECGGILRMDEDRRNETVVGPLRTAGRTFMSGEDNVLTFTDYSKFGFYGVDLGWGKPVWASIAPHTIANTVVVMGSGDVDGFEAWVHLEKKDMELFERDQQIATLCAI from the coding sequence ATGGCATACAATCACCACACAAGGAAGATGGAAATATTGAATAGAAAGCTTGTAAAACCATGCATTCCAACTCCCCCAAATCTCAAAACCTTCAAATTGTCATTTATAGATGAGATTCTCCCACTTATGGAAGTAGGAGTCCTTCTCTTCTACCCATCCAATCCCAATCCAATCCACTTGGAACAATCACTATCCAAAGTTCTACCCTCCTTCTACCCTCTAGCAGGAAGGTTTAACCTCAAAGACCAAATCGTTGATTGTAGCGACCAAGGCGCCGAATTTGTCGAAGCCGAAGCTCCCGACACCGAACTCGCCACCCTCCTCACCGAGAGAGATCACCAAAACCTCGATGCTTTCCTCCCGCGCGAAAAAAAGCAAGTCGAGTTGCCTACTTATCCAATCCTGTCTATTCAGGCCACACGCCTCAAGTGCGGTGGCCTCGTCGTGGGCGTCAGCATCTCCCACAAGATCTTCGACGCATCTGCCCTGAGCACCTTCCTCCTCAATTGGTCCAACACGATCACTTCAAATCCAGAAACAGAAGCGGCAGTCACCTTCGACGGCGCCACTCTGTTCCCCAACAGGAGCCAGAGCAGCGCCTCCTCAAGCGCTGCCATCCGTTTCCTGGACTTGGAAAGGATTTCAGTGAAAAGGTTTTCCTTCAGCAAGGAGGCCATAGCGGCCCTGAAGCAACTCAACCAGAGGGTGTCCAGGGTCAACTTGGTGTGTGCCCTCATAGCAAAAGCCCTGATCGCCCTGGATGGGGCCAAACACGGCCGGTCCAGGGGGTGTTTGATTACCCAAGCGGTTAACATGCGGGGGAGGACAGACCCTCCCCTGAGTAAAACCGCTTGTGGTAATTTTGTCCTGCTGTCTCTGGCGCACTGCAGTGCGGGCGAGATCCAGCAGGTGGCGGATCTGCTGGGAGAGGTCGTCAGCAGATCCGTGTCGGAGTGCGGTGGGATACTGAGGATGGATGAGGATAGGCGCAACGAGACGGTGGTGGGGCCGCTGAGGACTGCGGGGAGAACGTTCATGAGTGGGGAGGATAATGTTCTGACGTTCACCGATTACAGTAAGTTCGGATTCTACGGAGTGGATTTGGGATGGGGGAAGCCGGTGTGGGCGAGCATTGCGCCGCATACGATAGCGAACACGGTGGTTGTGATGGGAAGCGGGGACGTAGATGGGTTCGAGGCGTGGGTGCATTTGGAGAAGAAGGACATGGAATTGTTTGAGCGGGACCAACAGATTGCTACACTCTGTGCCATCTAG